From a region of the Spelaeicoccus albus genome:
- a CDS encoding glutamine synthetase family protein — MSTGSAPLTLDQLKGEITSGDIDTVLIAATDMQGRLQGKRVTGRFFLDEVMDHGTEGCNYLLADDVEMNTVNGYDLTSWERGYGDLVFHPDFDTIRRVPWHNATAMVQCDLAYLDGSPVKQSPRQVLLRQLERLKERGYAAVGATELEFALYRTSYRDAAAGGYRNLEPASTYNIDYSLFGTGQVEGYLRRVRNEMDQAGLYTESAKGECNLGQLEVGFRFTDILATCDNHVVYKLGSKEIADQEGYSVTFMAKPNEREGSSCHIHMSLLDDAGNAVFPAGDGAEMTDTMRHFVAGQIAAQREFTYFYAPNINSYKRYAEGSFAPTAVGWGWDNRTCALRVVGHGPGLRFEQRVPGADANPYLAAAALVAAGIYGIDHKLELEEPTVGNAYTQDIPHIPSRLHDAVRLFKESDMARDAFGDEVVDHYVHAGEVEMAAFDAAVTDWEVHRGFERL, encoded by the coding sequence ATGAGCACAGGTAGTGCCCCTTTGACGTTGGATCAGCTCAAGGGAGAGATCACATCCGGCGATATCGATACCGTGCTGATAGCGGCGACCGATATGCAAGGCCGACTACAGGGCAAGCGCGTCACCGGGCGCTTCTTCCTTGACGAGGTAATGGATCACGGCACCGAAGGCTGCAATTATCTGCTCGCCGACGACGTCGAGATGAATACGGTTAACGGCTACGACCTCACGTCGTGGGAACGCGGGTACGGCGACCTGGTTTTTCACCCGGACTTCGACACGATCCGGCGAGTCCCGTGGCACAATGCGACCGCCATGGTGCAGTGCGACTTGGCGTATCTCGACGGTTCTCCGGTCAAGCAGTCTCCACGTCAGGTCCTCCTTCGTCAGCTTGAACGTCTAAAAGAGCGTGGGTATGCCGCCGTGGGCGCCACCGAACTGGAGTTCGCCCTCTATCGCACCAGCTACCGGGATGCGGCGGCAGGCGGATATCGGAATCTTGAACCCGCGAGCACGTACAACATCGACTACTCTCTATTCGGCACGGGCCAGGTCGAAGGATATCTGCGCCGTGTGCGAAACGAGATGGACCAGGCCGGGCTTTACACCGAAAGTGCCAAGGGTGAGTGCAATCTGGGCCAGCTCGAAGTTGGATTCCGCTTCACCGACATTTTGGCCACGTGCGACAACCACGTGGTGTACAAACTCGGCTCTAAGGAAATCGCGGATCAAGAAGGCTATTCCGTCACCTTTATGGCTAAACCGAATGAGCGTGAGGGCTCCTCGTGCCATATCCACATGAGCCTTTTGGACGACGCGGGCAACGCTGTCTTCCCCGCTGGTGACGGAGCCGAGATGACGGACACGATGCGGCACTTCGTTGCCGGCCAGATCGCCGCTCAACGTGAATTCACGTACTTTTACGCGCCGAACATTAACTCGTATAAGCGCTATGCTGAGGGGTCGTTCGCCCCGACGGCAGTCGGGTGGGGCTGGGACAACCGCACGTGCGCCCTGCGAGTAGTCGGGCATGGGCCGGGCCTGCGATTCGAGCAGCGCGTCCCGGGCGCCGATGCCAATCCGTATCTGGCCGCTGCCGCATTGGTAGCCGCCGGCATCTACGGAATCGACCACAAGCTGGAACTTGAAGAACCGACGGTCGGCAACGCGTACACGCAGGACATTCCGCATATCCCCAGCAGGCTGCACGACGCGGTACGGCTTTTCAAAGAGTCGGACATGGCGCGCGATGCGTTTGGGGACGAGGTCGTCGACCATTACGTCCACGCTGGCGAAGTGGAAATGGCCGCGTTCGACGCCGCCGTCACCGATTGGGAGGTCCACCGTGGATTCGAAAGGCTCTGA
- a CDS encoding FadR/GntR family transcriptional regulator, translated as MSLSKRPEPAEPSGEFSSLRAVAPARTGNVFEETIECLLQIIRLGIVPPGARFPPERELAAQFGVSRATLREAISELNSAGWVDVRRGRGGGTFVAEQSGEAPRGIGKPVEQESLSAAEVEDTLAWRRVIELGVVEVAAEQSLSAAQRQELNQAMSESLESTLGNYRRLDSRLHLTWAKATGSPSLVRSMAESRTRINKLLGRIPMIETNLTHSHEQHQRVVDAIFGGNAQAARSAMAEHLDGTAALLRGFLM; from the coding sequence TTGAGCTTGTCGAAACGCCCAGAGCCCGCCGAGCCGTCAGGGGAGTTCTCGTCACTGCGGGCGGTTGCGCCAGCGCGCACCGGCAACGTCTTTGAAGAGACGATCGAATGCCTGCTGCAGATCATCCGACTGGGGATCGTTCCGCCAGGCGCGCGATTTCCACCAGAGCGGGAGCTGGCCGCGCAGTTCGGAGTATCGCGGGCAACGCTAAGAGAAGCGATCTCAGAGTTGAACAGCGCTGGATGGGTAGACGTGCGGCGCGGACGCGGCGGCGGAACTTTCGTCGCGGAGCAGAGCGGCGAAGCGCCACGAGGGATCGGCAAACCGGTGGAGCAGGAGAGCTTGTCGGCTGCAGAAGTGGAAGACACGCTCGCATGGCGACGCGTGATCGAGTTGGGCGTTGTCGAAGTTGCGGCGGAGCAAAGCCTGTCGGCCGCGCAGCGACAAGAGCTGAACCAGGCGATGAGCGAAAGCCTCGAATCGACGCTGGGAAACTATCGACGGTTGGATTCGCGGCTCCACCTGACGTGGGCGAAAGCGACCGGGTCGCCGAGTTTAGTGCGGTCGATGGCAGAAAGCCGGACGCGAATCAACAAGTTGCTGGGAAGGATACCGATGATCGAAACGAACCTGACGCACTCCCATGAGCAGCATCAGCGTGTAGTCGACGCGATCTTCGGTGGAAATGCGCAGGCCGCGCGTTCCGCCATGGCCGAACACCTCGATGGGACCGCTGCCTTGTTACGTGGGTTTTTGATGTAG
- a CDS encoding 3-oxoacyl-ACP reductase has translation MDTLEEIVCRRLPGRAAVVTGGASGIGLATAKRLASEGADVVVADMNDEAGQKAAKEVGGLYVHADVTDPGDVENLFHVTNETYGRVDIAFNNAGISPPDDASITETGLEAWRKVQDVNLTSVYLCSKQALVYMRRQGKGSIINTASFVAHMGAATSQISYTASKGGVLAMSRELGVEFAKEGVRVNALCPGPVNTELLQELFAKDPEMAARRLVHVPMGRFGEAEEMAAAVAFLASDDASFVTASSFMVDGGLTNAYTTPLG, from the coding sequence ATGGACACACTGGAAGAAATCGTATGCCGACGGCTGCCCGGACGAGCCGCGGTGGTCACCGGCGGAGCGAGCGGCATCGGCCTGGCCACGGCCAAGCGCCTCGCCTCGGAGGGGGCGGACGTCGTCGTGGCAGACATGAACGACGAGGCTGGACAAAAGGCGGCCAAAGAAGTCGGTGGGCTATACGTGCACGCCGACGTGACGGACCCGGGCGACGTCGAGAACCTGTTCCACGTCACGAACGAGACGTACGGGCGGGTGGACATCGCATTCAACAACGCGGGCATTTCGCCTCCGGACGACGCGTCGATCACCGAGACCGGTCTCGAAGCGTGGCGCAAAGTGCAGGATGTAAACCTGACGTCCGTGTACCTCTGCTCGAAGCAGGCACTGGTTTATATGCGCAGGCAAGGCAAAGGCTCGATCATCAACACGGCATCGTTCGTGGCACACATGGGAGCGGCGACGTCGCAGATTTCGTACACCGCGTCGAAGGGCGGTGTGCTGGCTATGTCGCGCGAACTCGGAGTGGAGTTCGCGAAGGAGGGCGTCCGGGTCAACGCGCTGTGTCCCGGGCCGGTGAACACGGAGTTGTTGCAGGAGCTGTTCGCCAAAGATCCGGAGATGGCAGCCCGGCGGCTCGTGCATGTGCCGATGGGGCGGTTCGGTGAGGCCGAGGAGATGGCAGCAGCTGTAGCGTTCTTGGCCAGTGACGACGCGTCATTCGTGACGGCCTCGAGCTTCATGGTGGACGGCGGACTGACCAACGCCTACACGACGCCGCTGGGGTAG
- a CDS encoding aldehyde dehydrogenase family protein, which translates to MTYDVINPATEQVVQTIEMNDAESANAAVQRAAAAFESWRTVSPADRARLLRRFADAVDSDIENLADLEVKEAGHTITNARGEAENVRDVLHYFAGAVERHLGDQIPVEGGIDVTFHEPLGVVGIIVPWNFPMPIAGWGFAPALAAGNTVVLKPAELTPLTAVRIGELAREAGLPPDVLQVLPGKGSIVGQAFTDHPRVAKIVFTGSSAVGKKILAGSADTMKRTTLELGGKSANVIFHDADIEQAAATAPYGVFDNAGQDCCARSRLLVQRSVFDEFMELLEPAIAGVRVCDPADEKSEMGPLISAEQHRVVSSFLDDGADVAFTGSAPNGPGYWFAPTVVIAGSPNDRIVTDEIFGPVVTVLPFDDEADAIRIANDSIYGLSGSIWTENVRRGLRVARAIDSGALSLNSHAAVRYNTPFGGFKQSGIGRELGPHALDSFTETKNLFIATT; encoded by the coding sequence ATGACCTACGACGTCATCAACCCTGCCACCGAACAAGTCGTCCAGACGATCGAGATGAACGACGCAGAGTCCGCGAACGCCGCCGTGCAACGTGCAGCCGCCGCTTTCGAAAGCTGGCGCACCGTGTCACCGGCTGACCGAGCCAGGCTGTTGCGCCGTTTTGCCGATGCGGTCGATTCCGACATCGAAAACCTCGCCGATCTCGAGGTCAAGGAAGCCGGCCACACCATTACGAACGCGCGAGGCGAAGCAGAGAACGTGCGCGACGTGCTGCATTACTTTGCCGGGGCGGTCGAGCGGCATCTCGGTGACCAGATCCCGGTCGAAGGCGGTATCGACGTGACTTTCCACGAACCGCTTGGCGTGGTGGGCATCATTGTCCCGTGGAACTTCCCGATGCCAATCGCCGGATGGGGATTCGCGCCGGCGCTGGCGGCAGGCAACACCGTGGTGTTGAAGCCGGCCGAGTTGACGCCGCTGACCGCGGTGCGTATCGGGGAACTGGCCCGCGAGGCTGGGCTGCCGCCTGACGTGCTTCAGGTGCTGCCCGGCAAAGGATCGATCGTTGGGCAGGCGTTCACTGATCACCCGCGGGTGGCGAAGATCGTCTTCACTGGATCGTCGGCCGTAGGCAAGAAGATTCTGGCCGGTTCGGCGGACACGATGAAGCGGACGACGCTCGAGCTCGGCGGCAAAAGCGCCAACGTGATCTTCCACGACGCAGATATCGAGCAGGCAGCGGCGACGGCGCCCTACGGAGTTTTCGACAACGCCGGTCAAGATTGCTGTGCACGGTCTCGTTTACTGGTGCAGCGAAGCGTGTTCGACGAGTTCATGGAGCTACTTGAACCGGCGATTGCGGGCGTGCGCGTGTGCGACCCCGCGGATGAGAAGTCCGAGATGGGCCCGCTGATCTCGGCCGAGCAGCACCGCGTGGTCAGCTCATTCTTGGACGACGGCGCGGACGTCGCATTTACGGGCTCGGCGCCGAACGGGCCGGGGTACTGGTTTGCTCCGACCGTGGTGATCGCTGGGTCGCCGAACGACCGGATTGTGACGGACGAGATCTTCGGTCCGGTAGTTACGGTGCTGCCGTTTGACGATGAAGCGGATGCGATCCGGATAGCGAACGACTCAATCTACGGCTTGTCCGGATCGATTTGGACCGAGAATGTGCGGCGCGGGCTGCGTGTGGCGCGGGCGATCGATTCGGGGGCGTTGTCGCTAAACTCGCATGCCGCAGTTCGGTACAACACTCCGTTCGGCGGCTTCAAGCAGTCGGGCATTGGCCGCGAGCTAGGTCCGCACGCGCTGGATTCATTCACCGAGACCAAGAATCTGTTCATCGCCACAACGTAG
- a CDS encoding gamma-glutamyl-gamma-aminobutyrate hydrolase family protein, with protein MDSKGSDLSQDPGLSHGCRRPLIGLPTYYGRSQHGVWDVKAAFLHATYIDAVSRAGGRVALLPPQQAWTVSETAELDGLILTGGEDIDPARYGEGRGPSTGWTNTERDDFESDLYRSARAAGVPLLGICRGAQVINAVHGGTLYQHLPDVQGLDKHEGTRRDEFQHVEVATIPGTTASGVLGGGVQVRCHHHQGIDRLGSDLRVSARATDGGIEAIETTAPTGPMLLAVQWHPEESLDDLRLFQALVDAAAHRQQRSTHEPTNIKERA; from the coding sequence GTGGATTCGAAAGGCTCTGATCTTTCGCAAGACCCTGGGCTCTCGCACGGTTGTCGGCGTCCGCTCATCGGCCTTCCCACGTATTACGGACGCAGTCAGCACGGCGTCTGGGACGTCAAGGCGGCGTTCCTGCATGCGACCTATATCGATGCGGTTAGCAGGGCAGGTGGTCGGGTCGCGTTGCTGCCGCCGCAACAGGCTTGGACGGTGTCCGAAACAGCCGAGCTTGATGGCCTGATTCTCACCGGCGGGGAGGACATCGACCCGGCCAGATACGGCGAAGGCCGCGGCCCGTCGACGGGGTGGACGAATACTGAACGGGACGATTTCGAAAGCGACCTCTACCGGTCGGCCCGCGCCGCCGGCGTCCCCCTCCTGGGCATCTGTCGCGGTGCTCAGGTGATCAACGCCGTCCACGGCGGCACCCTCTACCAACACCTGCCCGATGTCCAAGGCCTCGATAAACACGAAGGCACCCGACGAGACGAGTTCCAACACGTCGAGGTGGCCACAATTCCGGGGACGACGGCGTCGGGCGTGCTCGGCGGCGGTGTGCAGGTGAGGTGCCATCATCACCAGGGGATCGACAGGCTTGGATCGGATTTGCGTGTCAGTGCTCGCGCGACCGACGGCGGCATTGAAGCTATTGAAACCACCGCGCCGACCGGCCCAATGCTGCTGGCCGTGCAATGGCATCCCGAAGAATCACTGGACGATCTGCGGCTTTTCCAAGCCCTAGTGGACGCTGCAGCCCACCGGCAGCAGCGCTCGACCCACGAGCCGACGAACATCAAGGAGCGCGCATGA